A window of the Mucilaginibacter sp. cycad4 genome harbors these coding sequences:
- a CDS encoding DUF5009 domain-containing protein, translating into MTSTTTEKPKRLLSLDVFRGITIAAMILVNDPGDWGHIYAPLEHSKWNGCTPTDLVFPFFLFMVGVSVIYAMESKKATVSHSKLILKALRRTVILLLIPWATQLILHPDNGLAHLRLPGVLPRIALVYFISTVLYLKTSQKTRDWIFAIALISYFIIMAFIPVPGVGYANLEPETNMGAWIDRLVFTPDHLWRESHTWDPEGLLGTIPAVATALFGIRVGSWLKRKDRDDNIKTNWMFVYGIIAVIAGLFWDLFFPINKALWTSSFVLYTGGLATIGLALCYWLIDIQGYKRFTYPFVVFGTNAITAYVLSGFIPHYMGMIKINGSSLYQTFFAPYFSPVNASLVSAIFTVLILWVVIWAFYIKKIFIKI; encoded by the coding sequence ATGACCTCAACCACAACCGAAAAGCCAAAACGCCTTCTTTCCCTCGATGTATTCCGCGGAATTACTATCGCTGCGATGATCCTGGTAAACGATCCCGGCGATTGGGGACATATTTATGCACCGCTTGAGCATTCCAAATGGAACGGCTGCACACCTACCGACCTGGTTTTTCCCTTCTTTTTGTTTATGGTTGGCGTATCGGTTATATATGCCATGGAAAGTAAAAAGGCTACGGTATCGCACAGTAAACTCATCCTTAAAGCACTTCGTCGTACCGTGATCCTGCTGCTGATTCCCTGGGCAACTCAACTGATCTTGCACCCCGATAACGGGCTGGCTCATTTACGCCTGCCGGGGGTGCTGCCGCGCATCGCATTGGTCTATTTTATCAGCACGGTGCTTTATCTTAAAACATCGCAAAAAACACGCGACTGGATTTTTGCCATCGCACTCATAAGTTATTTTATCATCATGGCCTTTATCCCGGTACCGGGTGTAGGCTATGCCAATCTCGAACCCGAAACCAATATGGGGGCATGGATAGACAGACTGGTATTTACGCCCGACCACCTCTGGCGCGAATCGCATACCTGGGACCCGGAAGGTTTGCTTGGAACTATTCCTGCCGTTGCCACAGCCCTGTTTGGTATTAGGGTGGGCAGCTGGCTAAAGCGTAAAGACCGCGATGACAATATCAAAACTAACTGGATGTTTGTTTACGGAATAATCGCGGTTATAGCAGGCTTGTTTTGGGATTTGTTTTTCCCCATTAATAAAGCCTTGTGGACAAGCTCCTTTGTGCTTTATACCGGTGGGCTGGCAACCATAGGGCTGGCTTTATGCTACTGGCTTATTGACATACAAGGGTATAAACGCTTTACTTATCCCTTTGTGGTATTTGGCACCAATGCTATAACGGCTTATGTGCTGTCGGGCTTTATCCCGCATTATATGGGGATGATCAAAATAAATGGCTCATCCCTATATCAAACATTTTTTGCTCCTTATTTTTCACCTGTAAATGCTTCATTGGTAAGTGCTATATTTACGGTGCTCATTTTATGGGTGGTGATATGGGCGTTCTACATCAAAAAGATTTTTATCAAAATTTAA